In Amycolatopsis methanolica 239, a single genomic region encodes these proteins:
- a CDS encoding aromatic ring-hydroxylating oxygenase subunit alpha produces MPSRLVDEDLERRRFRVHRSSMTNQQVFKTERERIFGHSWLYVGHESEVRNPGDYVRRPVGGRPVFMARGAKSGKIGVFHNSCTHRGAAVCRKDSGNAQTFQCFYHAWTFDTEGNLVGVPDRGAYGGGLDMSELGLARPPRVDSYRGFVFLSYDPEIMDLPAYLAGAKEYIDLVVDGASGAVEILKGTHEYGMEANWKLLVENSIDGYHALAVHATYFQYLAALGTSLEGGITGVGRSLGNGHAVVEGDAPWGRPIANWEPSFGEDARGEIERIRAGLVDRHGEEQAYRMANTSRNLLIYPNLIINDIMAVTVRTFMPVAPGRTEITAWQLAPENEMPLLRERRLDNFLTFLGPGGFATPDDLEALESCQTGFDSGGVEWNDVSRGMARSPKDTDEEQMRAFWRRWAEQMHGDRDEHEEAL; encoded by the coding sequence GTGCCGTCCCGGCTCGTCGACGAGGACCTCGAACGGCGCCGGTTCCGGGTGCACCGGTCCAGCATGACCAACCAGCAGGTCTTCAAAACGGAACGGGAGCGGATATTTGGACATTCGTGGCTTTACGTCGGCCACGAGTCGGAGGTCCGCAACCCCGGCGACTACGTGCGCCGCCCGGTGGGAGGCCGCCCGGTCTTCATGGCGCGCGGCGCCAAGAGCGGCAAGATCGGAGTCTTCCACAACTCGTGCACACATCGCGGTGCGGCGGTGTGCCGAAAGGACAGTGGGAACGCGCAAACGTTCCAATGCTTCTACCACGCCTGGACCTTCGACACGGAGGGAAACCTGGTGGGCGTGCCGGATCGGGGCGCGTACGGCGGCGGACTGGACATGTCGGAGCTCGGCCTGGCACGTCCGCCCCGGGTGGACAGCTACCGGGGGTTCGTGTTCCTCAGCTACGACCCGGAAATCATGGACCTCCCGGCGTATCTGGCCGGGGCGAAGGAATACATCGACCTCGTCGTCGACGGCGCGTCCGGTGCTGTCGAAATCCTCAAGGGCACGCACGAATACGGCATGGAAGCCAACTGGAAGCTCCTGGTGGAGAACAGCATAGACGGCTACCACGCGCTGGCGGTGCACGCGACGTACTTCCAGTACCTCGCCGCATTGGGCACCAGTCTCGAAGGCGGCATCACCGGGGTTGGCCGGTCGCTGGGCAACGGTCACGCCGTCGTGGAGGGCGACGCACCCTGGGGCAGGCCGATCGCGAACTGGGAGCCCTCGTTCGGCGAGGATGCCCGGGGCGAGATCGAGCGGATCCGGGCCGGACTGGTCGACAGGCACGGTGAGGAACAGGCCTACCGGATGGCGAATACCAGCCGGAACCTGCTGATCTACCCGAACTTGATCATTAACGACATTATGGCGGTCACCGTCCGGACCTTCATGCCGGTGGCCCCGGGGCGCACCGAGATCACTGCCTGGCAGCTCGCGCCGGAAAACGAAATGCCGTTGCTGCGCGAGCGAAGGCTCGACAACTTCCTGACTTTTCTCGGGCCGGGCGGTTTCGCCACGCCCGACGACCTGGAGGCGTTGGAGTCGTGCCAGACGGGCTTCGACAGCGGCGGCGTCGAATGGAATGACGTGTCGCGGGGGATGGCGCGGTCGCCGAAGGACACGGACGAGGAACAGATGCGCGCGTTCTGGCGGCGGTGGGCAGAGCAGATGCACGGTGACCGGGATGAGCACGAGGAGGCACTATGA
- a CDS encoding aromatic-ring-hydroxylating dioxygenase subunit beta gives MTIAAGVPGYSVFVPDSHSVTRHDVEDLLFAEADLLDAWNLDDWLGLYTDDARYVVPATDSRDADPDKDLVLVDDDRTRMESRVVRLNSRRAHREYPHSQTRHLVSNVRLGARVDDVLAVTAAFAVFRSRGGRHVDYVGRYDYRLAVVGGQLLIRHKRVELDMTSLRPAYDVAIIL, from the coding sequence ATGACGATCGCGGCTGGTGTGCCTGGCTATTCGGTGTTCGTGCCGGACTCGCACAGCGTGACCCGCCACGATGTGGAAGACCTGCTGTTCGCGGAAGCGGACCTGCTCGACGCGTGGAACCTCGACGATTGGCTCGGTCTTTACACCGACGACGCTCGCTATGTCGTGCCCGCGACGGACTCGCGGGACGCCGATCCGGACAAGGATCTGGTGCTCGTCGACGACGACCGGACGCGGATGGAATCGCGTGTGGTGCGGTTGAACAGCCGCCGCGCACATCGCGAGTATCCCCACTCACAGACCCGGCATCTCGTATCCAACGTCCGCCTCGGCGCCCGTGTGGACGACGTCCTCGCGGTAACGGCGGCGTTCGCGGTGTTCCGGTCGCGCGGCGGCCGGCACGTGGACTACGTCGGCAGGTACGACTACCGGCTCGCTGTCGTCGGCGGGCAGCTGCTGATCCGGCACAAGCGGGTCGAGCTGGACATGACGAGTCTACGTCCCGCGTACGATGTCGCGATCATCCTTTAA
- a CDS encoding cytochrome P450, whose protein sequence is MSRSSFKDGRADNAAGTPAPAVPPEGGARMAQTRDDVDENVDFDHADPEFIQNPFPVFRDLHQRCPVARSTKYDGFWVLSKYDDIRAATRNTNTFLSGAGVTIPHFGSPVPLIPLESDPPLHSSYRRILQREFSRGRMQELEGTIRLVATDLIDAFADRGEADFATELASPLPAVVIAQLMGFPKEDWEKFRVLTERMLEAAKAEDLETNFEAALEYCIYLMNVLDERRAEPADDMLTRIVQAEVDGRPMGEDEALGMTLITIVAGHETTVGGIGSLLLYVGADPNVQRRLAADPTQIPLAVEEALRQGAPVQGIARTVSEDVCVRGRQLRKGDKVWLSYAAGNRDEEAFENPDVFDIDRSPNRHLGFGDGVHRCVGAPLAQAEMRIVLEEILKRIPGYRITDLDAVEFQGGQNRMVSKLPVHWD, encoded by the coding sequence ATGTCGCGATCATCCTTTAAGGACGGTCGCGCGGACAATGCCGCCGGCACGCCCGCTCCGGCCGTGCCACCTGAAGGAGGAGCGAGGATGGCCCAAACCAGGGACGACGTCGACGAGAACGTCGATTTCGACCATGCCGATCCGGAGTTCATTCAGAACCCCTTCCCGGTGTTCCGGGATCTCCACCAGCGCTGCCCGGTCGCGCGTTCCACGAAATACGACGGGTTCTGGGTGCTCAGCAAATACGACGACATCAGGGCGGCGACCCGGAACACGAACACCTTCCTCAGCGGGGCCGGGGTCACTATTCCACATTTCGGTTCACCGGTTCCGTTGATCCCGCTCGAATCCGACCCGCCGCTGCACTCCAGTTACCGCCGCATCCTGCAGCGCGAGTTCAGCCGCGGACGGATGCAGGAGCTGGAGGGCACCATCCGGCTGGTCGCGACCGACCTCATCGACGCGTTCGCGGACCGCGGCGAGGCCGACTTCGCGACCGAACTGGCGAGCCCGCTGCCCGCGGTGGTGATCGCGCAGCTGATGGGATTTCCGAAGGAAGACTGGGAAAAGTTCCGGGTGCTCACCGAGCGGATGCTGGAGGCGGCCAAGGCCGAGGACCTCGAAACCAACTTCGAAGCGGCGCTCGAATACTGCATCTACCTGATGAACGTCCTGGACGAACGCCGGGCCGAGCCCGCGGACGACATGCTTACCCGAATCGTGCAGGCCGAAGTAGACGGACGCCCGATGGGTGAGGACGAAGCGCTCGGGATGACCCTGATCACGATCGTCGCGGGCCACGAGACCACGGTGGGCGGTATCGGCTCGTTGCTGTTGTACGTCGGCGCCGATCCGAACGTCCAGCGGCGGCTCGCGGCCGACCCCACACAGATCCCACTCGCCGTCGAGGAGGCGCTGCGGCAGGGCGCACCCGTGCAAGGCATCGCCCGCACCGTGAGCGAGGACGTGTGTGTGCGGGGCAGGCAGCTCAGGAAGGGCGACAAAGTCTGGTTGTCCTACGCCGCGGGCAACCGGGACGAGGAGGCGTTCGAAAATCCGGACGTCTTCGACATCGATCGTTCGCCGAACCGGCACCTGGGCTTCGGGGACGGTGTGCACCGGTGCGTCGGGGCGCCGCTCGCGCAGGCGGAGATGCGCATCGTGCTCGAGGAAATATTGAAGCGGATTCCCGGCTACCGCATCACCGATCTGGACGCCGTCGAGTTCCAAGGTGGTCAGAACCGCATGGTCAGCAAGCTGCCCGTGCACTGGGACTGA
- a CDS encoding SCP2 sterol-binding domain-containing protein, giving the protein MAVFKDAEEANGYIGRMFENVVAEPDFVNATQGTGLVLRLNYVEPETTILVDFPAQKVSYGDEAASAGNATVDLYMKCDDAHNFWLGKLNFPVAMAKKKIRMEGSTAKALKLLPLTKPLFAAYEQMLSDDGRTDLLAAS; this is encoded by the coding sequence ATGGCGGTTTTCAAGGATGCCGAAGAGGCCAACGGCTATATCGGGAGGATGTTCGAGAACGTGGTCGCCGAGCCCGACTTCGTCAACGCCACGCAGGGCACCGGGCTGGTTCTACGTCTGAACTACGTGGAGCCGGAGACGACCATCCTCGTGGACTTCCCGGCGCAGAAGGTGAGTTACGGCGACGAGGCGGCTTCGGCCGGCAACGCCACGGTGGACCTGTACATGAAATGCGATGACGCACACAACTTCTGGCTGGGCAAGCTGAATTTTCCGGTCGCGATGGCGAAGAAGAAAATCCGGATGGAGGGTTCTACGGCAAAGGCCCTCAAGCTGCTGCCGTTGACCAAGCCGTTGTTCGCGGCGTACGAGCAGATGCTGAGCGACGACGGGCGAACCGACCTGCTCGCGGCGAGCTGA
- a CDS encoding zinc-binding dehydrogenase codes for MTREPGSVSIEEIDKPVPAMGEVLVRLAATGICHTDLSMVSGALPAPLPFVPGHEGAGVVEATGPGVEDVGVGDHVVLSIVVSCGSCYQCGLGNLSICEVGSAMAPGGLLLDGTTRLSNGGEEFHSLLCQSSLAEYAVVPSNSAVPIPKDIPFPVASLLACGGGTGFGAVVRRTTLWIGSSVVVIGCGGVGLTAIMAAKVRGATTIIAVDPSAGARAMAEKVGATHVLDPDGDRVLRSVMELTGRGADVAIDAVGRKGTVETAFQSIRAGGEVVAVGIDDASNEVELDLYGFMMQKRVTGTYAGSLVPRIDIPAALALYRDGRLPLDVLVSETYTLDDVPGLLTNEIRLPPGRAVVCFDQPEERP; via the coding sequence GTGACGCGAGAGCCCGGTTCGGTGTCGATCGAGGAGATCGACAAGCCGGTCCCCGCCATGGGCGAGGTGCTCGTACGGCTGGCCGCGACCGGTATCTGCCACACCGACCTTTCGATGGTGTCCGGGGCGCTTCCGGCTCCGCTGCCGTTCGTGCCGGGGCACGAGGGCGCCGGCGTTGTGGAGGCGACCGGGCCCGGGGTCGAGGATGTCGGCGTTGGCGACCACGTGGTCCTCAGCATCGTGGTGTCGTGTGGCTCGTGCTACCAGTGCGGGCTCGGGAATTTGTCCATCTGCGAGGTCGGCTCGGCGATGGCGCCCGGCGGGCTGTTGCTCGACGGGACGACGCGATTGAGCAACGGCGGTGAGGAGTTCCATTCTTTGCTGTGTCAGTCGTCGCTCGCGGAGTACGCGGTGGTGCCATCGAATTCCGCGGTGCCGATCCCCAAGGACATCCCGTTTCCGGTAGCCTCACTGCTCGCGTGTGGCGGCGGGACCGGTTTCGGAGCGGTTGTCCGCCGGACGACGCTGTGGATCGGGTCGAGCGTCGTCGTGATCGGCTGTGGGGGTGTCGGGCTGACGGCGATCATGGCCGCGAAGGTGCGTGGCGCCACCACGATCATCGCGGTGGACCCGTCGGCCGGCGCGCGGGCGATGGCGGAGAAGGTCGGCGCCACACACGTGCTCGACCCGGACGGCGACCGAGTGCTGCGGTCAGTGATGGAACTGACCGGGCGGGGTGCCGACGTGGCGATCGACGCGGTCGGTCGCAAAGGGACGGTCGAGACCGCCTTCCAGAGCATTCGTGCCGGTGGGGAGGTCGTGGCGGTCGGCATCGACGACGCGTCCAATGAGGTCGAGCTGGACCTTTACGGCTTCATGATGCAGAAGCGGGTCACCGGTACGTATGCGGGTTCCCTGGTGCCGAGGATCGATATTCCGGCCGCTCTCGCACTGTACCGGGACGGCAGGCTGCCGCTTGACGTCCTGGTGTCAGAGACCTACACGCTCGACGACGTGCCCGGGTTGCTGACCAACGAGATTCGCCTGCCACCCGGCCGCGCCGTGGTGTGTTTCGACCAGCCGGAGGAGAGGCCGTGA
- a CDS encoding aldehyde dehydrogenase family protein — MNKIDSRCLIDGELVGGDRRGDVYNPADAREVVGTYPLLIPADLDRAVAAARRAQREWRRLPAVERAAIVLDSVAKVDAVEGIDELLVREQGKISWEATFELGYYEALADVYHGMAGELDRGATLLDDSLGVTTQYRDPIGVVAAITPWNYPVGIAAMKVVPALVAGNAVIVKPSPIAPLAALETFAALADHFPPGLLSTVTGTDAEISANLMSHPGVGKVTLTGSTATGKLAAAAAASTLKNVTLELGGNDAALVLDDRPVDEELCASLLANAFPTTGQVCVAIKRIYAPRSRVEELCEGMVAELEHVVVADGLHPEATMGPLTTEQQRTIVRELLAGAESAGAKVLRGGTMLGDPDRGWFQQPAVVAGCPEDNALVQTEQFGPAIPVQPYDDVEQAIDLINATEYGLTASVWTHDKERAQHAARQIEAGTVHLNSHGLFAMDPRVPFGGVKHSGIGREMGIEGLRAFTESHVVNFRVA, encoded by the coding sequence GTGAACAAGATCGACAGCCGGTGCCTGATCGACGGCGAACTGGTCGGCGGCGACCGGCGGGGCGACGTCTACAACCCCGCCGACGCGCGTGAGGTGGTCGGTACCTATCCGCTGCTCATTCCTGCGGATCTGGACCGGGCGGTCGCCGCCGCGCGGCGCGCCCAGCGTGAATGGCGGCGGCTGCCAGCCGTAGAGCGGGCCGCGATCGTGCTCGACAGCGTAGCCAAAGTGGACGCCGTGGAGGGTATCGACGAGTTGCTGGTCCGCGAACAGGGCAAGATCTCCTGGGAGGCCACGTTCGAGCTGGGGTACTATGAGGCGCTCGCCGACGTGTACCACGGGATGGCAGGCGAACTGGACCGTGGCGCCACACTGCTCGACGATTCGCTCGGCGTCACGACGCAGTATCGCGACCCGATCGGCGTGGTCGCGGCGATCACGCCGTGGAACTACCCGGTGGGGATCGCGGCGATGAAGGTGGTGCCGGCGCTCGTCGCGGGCAACGCGGTGATCGTGAAGCCGTCTCCCATCGCACCGCTGGCCGCGCTGGAAACCTTCGCGGCACTCGCCGACCACTTCCCGCCGGGATTGCTGTCCACCGTGACTGGCACCGACGCGGAGATTTCCGCGAACCTGATGTCACATCCCGGCGTCGGCAAAGTGACGCTTACCGGGTCCACCGCGACCGGCAAGCTCGCGGCCGCGGCTGCCGCGTCCACGCTCAAGAACGTCACGCTGGAGCTCGGCGGAAACGACGCCGCACTGGTCCTCGACGACCGTCCGGTGGACGAGGAACTATGTGCTTCCCTGCTGGCGAACGCGTTTCCCACGACCGGCCAGGTGTGCGTGGCCATCAAACGGATCTACGCGCCCCGGAGCAGAGTGGAGGAACTGTGCGAGGGCATGGTCGCCGAACTGGAGCACGTCGTCGTCGCCGACGGGCTGCACCCTGAGGCGACCATGGGGCCGCTCACCACGGAGCAGCAGCGGACCATCGTGCGTGAGCTGCTTGCCGGCGCGGAGTCCGCGGGCGCCAAGGTACTGCGCGGCGGCACCATGCTGGGCGACCCGGATCGCGGCTGGTTCCAGCAGCCCGCTGTGGTCGCCGGATGTCCCGAGGACAACGCGCTGGTGCAGACGGAGCAGTTCGGCCCGGCAATCCCGGTTCAGCCCTATGACGACGTCGAACAGGCCATCGACCTGATCAACGCGACCGAGTACGGGCTGACCGCTTCGGTGTGGACGCACGACAAGGAGCGTGCGCAGCACGCCGCGCGCCAGATCGAGGCCGGTACCGTCCACCTGAACAGCCACGGATTGTTTGCGATGGACCCGCGGGTTCCCTTTGGCGGGGTCAAACACAGCGGAATCGGCCGGGAGATGGGGATCGAGGGCCTGCGGGCGTTCACTGAATCCCATGTCGTGAATTTCCGCGTGGCGTAG
- a CDS encoding pyridoxamine 5'-phosphate oxidase family protein: protein MSAGSHRRPSTAMNPEEVAEFLHAGHTALVASHRSDRTIHLVPMWYEIVDGNPSMWSFARSQKVLNLRRDPTVTVLVEAGSEYQELRGVQLTGKARIVDDPAEVLRIGAQIHRKYNAPAEAGPQELPEALRRQAAKRVVIVVTVDRTASWDHRKLGGGY from the coding sequence ATGTCCGCCGGCTCGCACCGTCGACCGAGCACAGCGATGAATCCAGAGGAGGTGGCCGAGTTCCTCCATGCCGGGCACACCGCACTCGTCGCGTCACACCGGTCCGACCGAACCATCCACCTGGTTCCCATGTGGTACGAGATCGTCGACGGAAATCCGTCGATGTGGTCCTTCGCTCGCTCGCAGAAGGTGCTCAATCTCCGCCGCGATCCTACGGTCACTGTCCTGGTCGAGGCGGGCTCGGAATACCAGGAACTGCGCGGTGTGCAGCTCACCGGAAAGGCACGGATCGTGGACGATCCGGCGGAGGTGCTGCGGATCGGCGCACAGATCCACCGGAAATACAACGCACCGGCCGAGGCCGGACCGCAGGAGCTGCCCGAGGCGCTGCGACGTCAGGCGGCCAAACGGGTCGTCATCGTGGTGACGGTGGACCGCACGGCTTCGTGGGACCACCGCAAGCTCGGCGGCGGCTACTGA
- a CDS encoding MlaE family ABC transporter permease produces the protein MGIAPDDRVAPSPALGLGPYDGRASRAIGYVPGVARRPVVEAGGMGQLFAKIVWSAVRHPRGYWSEVFEHLHVTIKRTWLPVSASVFGFLMALSVLAVQFFAMAGAQHLFGPTLFMYSTRTFTVWVNSVVMAGVIGAALTSDVGARKVREELDAMRVMGIDPVRDIAVPRVVALTLIAILLSVPSLLVTAFTMQIGASYVAGIPAADFYQSIFTQVYPIDIVAVVLNSLLVGLLVGTVCCYKGFAATGGAIGLGRAVNQAVVVSLLGVFVLQLTYQALYLGLFPHLGELK, from the coding sequence ATGGGAATAGCCCCGGACGATCGGGTAGCGCCGTCGCCGGCGCTCGGCCTTGGCCCGTACGACGGCCGCGCTTCCCGTGCGATCGGGTACGTGCCGGGCGTCGCCCGCAGGCCCGTCGTCGAAGCTGGCGGGATGGGACAGCTTTTCGCGAAGATCGTGTGGAGCGCGGTTCGCCATCCGCGCGGGTACTGGAGCGAGGTGTTCGAGCACCTTCACGTGACCATCAAACGGACCTGGCTGCCGGTCTCCGCCTCGGTTTTCGGCTTTCTCATGGCGTTGTCGGTGCTCGCGGTCCAGTTCTTCGCGATGGCCGGCGCACAACACCTCTTCGGGCCGACACTGTTCATGTACAGCACCCGGACCTTCACCGTGTGGGTCAATTCGGTCGTCATGGCCGGTGTCATCGGCGCGGCGCTGACCAGCGATGTGGGTGCTCGAAAAGTACGGGAGGAGCTGGACGCGATGCGGGTGATGGGCATCGACCCGGTCCGCGACATCGCGGTGCCCAGGGTCGTCGCGCTCACCCTGATCGCGATCCTGCTTTCGGTTCCGTCGCTGCTGGTGACGGCGTTCACCATGCAAATCGGGGCGAGTTACGTTGCTGGCATCCCCGCAGCGGACTTCTACCAGTCGATTTTCACCCAGGTCTATCCGATCGACATCGTCGCGGTCGTCCTCAACAGCCTCCTGGTCGGCCTGCTGGTCGGCACGGTGTGCTGCTACAAGGGATTCGCCGCGACCGGCGGTGCGATCGGCCTGGGCCGGGCGGTGAACCAGGCTGTGGTGGTTTCGTTGCTGGGCGTCTTCGTTCTCCAGTTGACCTATCAGGCGCTTTACTTAGGGCTCTTTCCACACCTGGGCGAGCTCAAATGA
- a CDS encoding MlaE family ABC transporter permease, which produces MSGADSATTEVLPPATPVTRPKTAAAENGSVRRSLAGAGEIVVFCGQVIRSVPAAVRLYPSEIIRIAGMYVRSNLLVVLSMTLMIGALIGLTLHFLFGNIGIESYVGGAHAIGGMRGATETAFGWMFAAKLGCGIVAELGSMRISEEVDALEVMGIRPIPYLAGTRFVAALLVVPLLWISALFFEFIGGYLLNVLVLGTTSPGAYIYFLFLFQNGYDFTVTLIWGTLIGLLIVLVSSYYGLTAKGGPVGVGDNTARSMMVSIVIISITAMMLEQLFWGSTPNSPIGN; this is translated from the coding sequence ATGAGCGGCGCGGATTCCGCCACCACCGAGGTGTTGCCGCCTGCGACGCCCGTTACCCGGCCGAAGACCGCCGCGGCGGAAAACGGATCAGTTCGGCGCTCCTTGGCCGGCGCGGGCGAAATCGTCGTGTTCTGCGGGCAGGTGATCCGTTCGGTGCCGGCCGCGGTCCGCCTGTACCCGTCGGAAATCATCCGCATCGCGGGCATGTACGTGCGGTCGAACCTGCTGGTCGTGCTTTCGATGACGCTGATGATCGGGGCACTGATCGGGCTGACGCTGCACTTTCTGTTCGGCAACATCGGCATCGAAAGCTATGTCGGCGGCGCGCACGCGATCGGCGGTATGCGCGGCGCGACCGAGACGGCCTTCGGCTGGATGTTCGCCGCCAAACTCGGTTGCGGCATCGTCGCGGAACTGGGCTCGATGCGGATCAGCGAGGAGGTCGACGCACTGGAGGTGATGGGCATCCGGCCCATTCCCTACTTGGCAGGAACCCGGTTCGTGGCCGCGCTGCTCGTCGTTCCGCTGCTGTGGATCTCCGCGCTGTTCTTCGAGTTCATCGGCGGCTATCTGCTCAACGTCCTCGTGCTCGGCACCACATCGCCAGGCGCGTACATCTATTTCCTCTTCCTTTTCCAGAACGGGTACGACTTCACGGTGACCCTCATCTGGGGAACGCTGATCGGGCTGCTCATCGTTCTGGTGTCTTCTTACTACGGCCTCACCGCCAAGGGTGGGCCCGTCGGCGTTGGCGACAACACCGCGCGTTCCATGATGGTGAGCATCGTGATCATCAGCATCACCGCGATGATGCTCGAGCAACTTTTCTGGGGTAGCACACCGAATTCCCCGATCGGGAACTGA
- a CDS encoding ABC transporter ATP-binding protein → MSSSVSSAGPRGPAGLAELSATNGDRHTIRLKNVHKTFGGGSPVLAGLSVDITDDAITTILGPSGTGKSVLLKHIVGLLEPDVGEVSVFGQDIWRVSEVDRFELRKRFGVLFQDGALFGSMNLYDNVAFPLRKHTDKSESEIREIVMTNLKEVGLEGAVHRAPNEISGGMRKRAGFARALVMRPDVVLFDEPDSGLDPVRTRLLCQLITQMHAEHGGTYIVITHDIASARTLSDYVGVLWQGKMVHYGEAEEAFASDNAFVRQFLAGDAVGPLGMD, encoded by the coding sequence ATGTCGTCCAGTGTTTCGTCGGCCGGCCCGCGTGGCCCGGCAGGTCTCGCCGAGTTGTCCGCCACGAATGGCGATCGGCACACTATCCGGCTGAAGAACGTGCACAAGACGTTCGGTGGCGGCTCCCCGGTGCTGGCGGGCCTTTCCGTGGACATCACAGACGATGCGATCACGACCATCCTCGGCCCCTCCGGAACGGGAAAGAGCGTGCTCCTCAAACACATCGTGGGGCTGCTGGAACCCGACGTCGGGGAGGTCAGCGTGTTCGGGCAGGACATCTGGCGGGTGAGCGAGGTCGATCGTTTCGAGCTCCGCAAACGGTTCGGCGTCTTGTTCCAGGACGGCGCGCTGTTCGGCTCCATGAACCTTTACGACAATGTCGCGTTTCCCTTGCGCAAGCACACGGACAAGTCCGAGTCGGAAATTCGCGAAATCGTGATGACGAATCTCAAGGAGGTCGGGCTCGAGGGCGCGGTGCACAGGGCGCCGAACGAGATCTCCGGTGGCATGCGCAAGCGAGCAGGTTTCGCGCGGGCACTCGTCATGCGCCCGGATGTGGTGCTGTTCGACGAACCGGACTCGGGGCTCGACCCGGTCCGCACTCGGCTGCTGTGCCAGCTGATCACGCAGATGCACGCCGAGCACGGCGGGACCTACATCGTCATCACGCACGACATCGCTAGTGCCCGCACGCTCAGCGACTACGTCGGCGTGCTGTGGCAGGGAAAGATGGTGCATTACGGCGAGGCGGAGGAGGCGTTCGCCTCCGACAACGCGTTCGTGCGTCAGTTCCTCGCCGGTGACGCCGTCGGCCCCTTGGGAATGGACTGA
- a CDS encoding MCE family protein: MTLALVGAGFAVFGQSDYEVEILMPNADGTYPGGQVVLAGERVGQIREVRVVEDRALVRVEVDADHAPLRAGTTARINWLSAIGARVLELLPGGASNPLLPSGSRIVSGNERVEIDDLLATLDKPTRDQVQGLVDQLNKTLAQREPDVQETLRSTGPAVEALGDVMRAVGDDGPAIRELVTRLHDVTAQLAARGPDLGQTVDNLHQLTSAVANEQQALQNGLSQLPSTVGQANTTLRNVPGAVDATVPLLNTLRPATAQLPSVARNLSPVLEQLQPTVAALRPALGDVQSLLQQTPALLDSAHGTLPAVTAAITELQPAVAFLRPYAPEIAGWLSNWTEIFANQNSGNYGRVLIAASSTSVNDNPGLLPPGIRQDQRPAPGSLVNQPWVDANGDGIR; the protein is encoded by the coding sequence ATGACCCTCGCGCTGGTCGGCGCGGGTTTCGCGGTGTTCGGCCAGAGCGACTACGAAGTCGAGATCCTGATGCCCAACGCCGACGGCACGTATCCGGGTGGTCAGGTGGTGCTGGCCGGTGAACGAGTGGGGCAGATCCGCGAGGTGCGCGTGGTCGAGGACCGGGCGCTGGTCAGGGTGGAGGTCGACGCGGACCATGCGCCACTGCGCGCGGGCACCACCGCACGGATAAATTGGCTGTCCGCGATCGGCGCGCGGGTGCTGGAACTGCTGCCCGGTGGTGCCTCGAATCCTTTGCTGCCCAGCGGAAGCCGCATCGTCTCGGGCAACGAGCGGGTCGAGATCGACGACCTGCTGGCGACATTGGACAAGCCAACCAGGGATCAGGTCCAGGGATTGGTCGACCAGCTGAACAAGACGCTGGCGCAACGGGAACCCGACGTGCAGGAAACACTGCGCAGCACCGGCCCGGCCGTCGAAGCGCTGGGCGACGTGATGCGTGCGGTGGGTGACGACGGCCCGGCGATCCGTGAACTCGTCACGCGACTGCACGACGTGACCGCGCAGCTGGCTGCCCGTGGTCCGGACCTCGGCCAGACGGTTGACAACCTGCACCAGCTGACCTCCGCCGTGGCGAACGAACAGCAGGCGCTGCAGAACGGTCTTTCGCAGCTGCCCTCGACGGTCGGCCAGGCGAACACGACGCTGCGAAACGTGCCCGGCGCCGTGGACGCGACGGTCCCGTTGCTGAACACCCTCCGGCCAGCCACGGCACAACTGCCGTCGGTGGCTCGCAATCTCAGCCCGGTGCTCGAGCAGTTGCAGCCGACCGTGGCCGCGCTGCGGCCTGCCCTCGGCGACGTGCAGTCGTTGCTGCAACAGACGCCCGCGCTGCTGGACAGTGCGCACGGCACCCTGCCCGCCGTGACCGCGGCGATCACCGAACTGCAGCCCGCGGTGGCGTTCTTGCGGCCTTACGCGCCGGAAATCGCGGGCTGGCTGTCGAACTGGACGGAGATCTTCGCGAACCAGAACAGCGGGAACTACGGCCGCGTTCTGATTGCGGCGTCGAGCACCAGCGTCAACGACAACCCGGGCCTGCTGCCGCCGGGAATCCGCCAGGACCAGCGGCCCGCGCCCGGTTCTCTGGTCAACCAACCCTGGGTGGACGCGAACGGGGACGGTATTCGATGA